The following are from one region of the Knoellia sp. p5-6-4 genome:
- a CDS encoding dihydrofolate reductase, translating to MTRVTLIAALGRNRVIGRDGEMPWHLPEDLKHFKHTTMGHPMVMGRKTFESIGRVLPGRRTIVITRQPAWSHAGVEAAHSLPEALSLAGPANEVYVVGGGEVYAEALPFAQRLVLTEVHDSPEGDTWFPEWSPEKWRETSREPHEGFDIVTYERA from the coding sequence ATGACCCGCGTCACGCTCATCGCAGCCCTCGGCCGCAACCGCGTCATCGGCCGCGACGGCGAGATGCCCTGGCACCTGCCGGAGGACCTCAAGCACTTCAAGCACACCACAATGGGCCACCCGATGGTCATGGGGCGCAAGACGTTCGAGTCGATCGGGCGCGTGCTGCCCGGGCGCCGGACCATCGTCATCACGCGGCAGCCCGCCTGGAGCCACGCCGGCGTCGAGGCCGCGCACTCGCTGCCGGAGGCCCTGTCGCTGGCCGGCCCGGCCAACGAGGTCTACGTCGTCGGGGGTGGCGAGGTCTACGCCGAGGCGCTGCCGTTCGCCCAGCGGCTGGTGCTGACCGAGGTCCACGACTCCCCCGAGGGTGACACGTGGTTCCCCGAGTGGTCGCCCGAGAAGTGGCGCGAGACCTCGCGCGAGCCCCACGAGGGCTTCGACATCGTCACCTACGAGCGCGCCTGA
- a CDS encoding aminotransferase class V-fold PLP-dependent enzyme gives MSIASTSRNRAPETHTGQAHHRRHLRPVPGEPAGAGPVPPVVSADLGVPTLHRTVVDYANLDHAASTPALVSVKQAVDTALRTYSSVHRGNGYASRVTSRWYEAAREEVRRFVGAREGDEVVFTRNTTDSFNLLARALPRGTEVFVFEAEHHATLLPWAGRTTRLPVPGSLDDARVLLSSALERSTARHRLVVMCGASNVTGEVWPVRELAEVARQHFARVALDAAQLAPHRTIDLEALGVDYVAFSGHKLYAPFGAGVLAGPGDWLDQAAPYLAGGGATASVTERGTRWHRGAARHEAGSPNVIGAVALAAACSTLAEHREAVEAHEIALGRRLTEGLAAVDGVQTYSIFGPDHERVPVVAFTVDGLDSSLVSAALSAEHGIGVRDGKFCAHLLVDALLDDPYAAGPATAVRASVGLANTAEHVDRLLSAVASLAARGPAFEYERGPEGWTPVSDPRDLSLPRPW, from the coding sequence GTGTCCATCGCCAGCACCAGCCGCAACCGAGCCCCCGAGACCCACACCGGGCAGGCCCACCACCGTCGCCACCTGCGGCCCGTGCCCGGCGAGCCCGCCGGCGCGGGCCCGGTGCCCCCGGTGGTATCGGCCGACCTCGGCGTGCCGACCCTGCACCGCACCGTGGTCGACTACGCCAACCTCGACCACGCCGCCTCCACACCGGCTCTCGTCTCGGTCAAGCAGGCCGTCGACACCGCCCTGCGCACCTACTCGTCGGTGCACCGGGGCAACGGGTATGCCTCGCGCGTGACGAGCCGGTGGTACGAGGCGGCCCGGGAGGAGGTCCGGCGCTTCGTCGGTGCGCGTGAGGGCGACGAGGTCGTCTTCACCCGCAACACCACCGACTCGTTCAACCTGCTCGCCCGCGCCCTCCCCCGGGGCACGGAGGTCTTCGTCTTCGAGGCCGAGCACCACGCCACGCTGCTGCCGTGGGCGGGCCGCACCACCCGCCTGCCGGTCCCCGGCAGCCTCGACGATGCGCGCGTGCTCCTGTCGAGCGCGCTCGAGCGCTCCACCGCCCGCCACCGCCTTGTGGTGATGTGCGGGGCCTCCAACGTCACCGGCGAGGTGTGGCCCGTGCGCGAGCTCGCCGAGGTCGCGCGCCAGCACTTCGCCCGGGTGGCCCTCGATGCCGCGCAGCTCGCCCCGCACCGCACCATCGACCTCGAGGCGCTCGGGGTGGACTACGTCGCCTTCTCCGGCCACAAGCTCTACGCGCCGTTCGGCGCCGGCGTGCTCGCGGGGCCGGGCGACTGGCTCGACCAAGCCGCCCCGTACCTCGCCGGCGGCGGCGCGACCGCCTCGGTCACCGAACGGGGCACGAGGTGGCACCGGGGGGCGGCGCGCCACGAGGCCGGCTCCCCCAACGTGATCGGCGCGGTCGCGCTGGCGGCGGCGTGCTCGACGCTGGCCGAGCACCGCGAGGCCGTCGAGGCGCACGAGATCGCCCTGGGCCGGCGGCTGACCGAGGGCCTGGCCGCCGTCGACGGCGTGCAGACCTACTCGATCTTCGGCCCCGACCACGAGCGGGTGCCCGTGGTGGCGTTCACGGTCGACGGCCTGGACTCCTCGCTCGTGTCGGCAGCCCTCTCCGCCGAGCACGGGATCGGCGTGCGGGACGGCAAGTTCTGCGCCCACCTCCTGGTGGACGCCCTGCTCGACGACCCGTATGCCGCCGGCCCGGCGACCGCGGTCCGCGCCAGCGTCGGGCTGGCCAACACCGCCGAGCACGTGGACCGGCTGCTGTCGGCCGTGGCGTCGCTGGCCGCCCGGGGGCCCGCCTTCGAGTACGAGCGCGGCCCTGAGGGCTGGACGCCGGTGTCCGACCCGCGCGACCTCAGCCTCCCCCGCCCCTGGTGA
- a CDS encoding helix-turn-helix domain-containing protein: MLHNVAVPLVNTVSPFEFSVACEVFGLDRTDQGVPPFDFAVCSEQPGQPVPTEMGFTLTAQHGFDRLAEADLIVVPASRPRQAPVPAPLVEQLRAADERGAWVMSLCSGAFTLAKAGLLDGRRATTHWMNTNELAEEFPAVDVVLDVLFVEDGNIITSAGTAAGIDATLHLVRKELGATVASAIARRMVVPPQRDGGQRQYVEAPLPAIEADSLQPVLEWATENLAEDLSVETLARRAMMSERTFARRFRAETGATPHAWVTAQRVLLARRLLEDTDASVEQVAGRTGLGTAAILRHHFTRQVGTTPQAYRRTFRCTG; this comes from the coding sequence ATGCTGCACAACGTGGCCGTGCCCCTGGTCAACACAGTCTCCCCGTTCGAGTTCTCCGTCGCCTGCGAGGTCTTCGGCCTCGACCGCACCGACCAGGGCGTGCCGCCCTTCGACTTCGCGGTCTGCAGCGAGCAGCCGGGGCAGCCGGTCCCGACCGAGATGGGCTTCACCCTCACGGCCCAGCACGGCTTCGACAGGCTGGCCGAGGCCGACCTCATCGTGGTGCCGGCGTCGCGGCCGCGACAGGCCCCCGTCCCCGCGCCGCTCGTCGAGCAGCTGCGGGCTGCCGACGAGCGGGGCGCCTGGGTCATGTCGCTGTGCAGCGGCGCCTTCACCCTGGCCAAGGCCGGGCTGCTCGACGGCAGGCGCGCCACGACGCACTGGATGAACACCAACGAGCTGGCCGAGGAGTTCCCCGCCGTCGACGTGGTGCTGGACGTGCTCTTCGTCGAGGACGGCAACATCATCACCTCGGCCGGCACCGCCGCCGGCATCGACGCGACCCTCCACCTCGTGCGCAAGGAGCTGGGCGCGACCGTGGCCTCCGCGATCGCGCGCCGCATGGTCGTTCCCCCCCAGCGCGACGGCGGTCAGCGCCAGTACGTCGAGGCGCCACTTCCCGCGATCGAGGCCGACTCCCTCCAGCCGGTGCTCGAGTGGGCCACCGAGAACCTCGCCGAGGACCTCTCGGTCGAGACGCTGGCGCGGCGGGCCATGATGTCGGAGCGGACCTTCGCCCGCCGGTTCCGGGCCGAGACGGGCGCGACACCGCACGCCTGGGTGACCGCCCAGCGGGTACTGCTCGCCCGGCGCCTCCTCGAGGACACCGACGCCTCCGTGGAGCAGGTCGCCGGCCGCACCGGACTGGGCACGGCCGCCATCCTGCGCCACCACTTCACCCGTCAGGTCGGCACCACGCCCCAGGCCTACCGCCGCACGTTCCGTTGTACGGGCTGA
- a CDS encoding thymidylate synthase yields the protein MRQYLDLLDHVMTHGVDKSDRTGTGTRSVFGYQMRFDLSEGFPVLTTKKLHLKSIIGELLWFLRGDTNVKWLRDRGITIWDEWADENGDLGPVYGYQWRSWPTPDGGHVDQIAKVIESIRTNPDSRRHIVSAWNVADVDSMALPPCHTMFQFYVAPARDGGRAKLSCQLYQRSADIFLGVPFNIASYALLTMMVAQVCDLEPGEFIHTLGDAHLYSNHVEQAREQLTREPFPLPQMRIAPGKQIDEFDLEDFELVGYRAHPSIKAPIAV from the coding sequence GTGCGGCAATACCTCGACCTCCTCGACCACGTCATGACCCACGGGGTCGACAAGTCGGACCGGACGGGCACCGGCACCCGCAGCGTGTTCGGCTACCAGATGCGCTTCGACCTCTCCGAGGGCTTCCCGGTGCTGACCACCAAGAAGCTGCACCTGAAGTCGATCATCGGCGAGCTGCTCTGGTTCCTGCGCGGCGACACCAACGTGAAGTGGCTCCGGGACCGCGGCATCACCATCTGGGACGAGTGGGCCGACGAGAACGGCGACCTCGGGCCGGTCTACGGCTACCAGTGGCGCTCGTGGCCCACCCCCGACGGTGGGCACGTCGACCAGATCGCGAAGGTCATCGAGTCGATCAGGACCAACCCCGACTCCCGCCGGCACATCGTCAGCGCCTGGAACGTCGCCGACGTCGATTCCATGGCGCTGCCGCCGTGCCACACGATGTTCCAGTTCTACGTTGCCCCGGCCCGCGACGGAGGGCGCGCGAAGCTGTCGTGCCAGCTCTACCAGCGCTCCGCCGACATCTTCCTCGGTGTGCCGTTCAACATCGCCTCCTACGCGCTGCTGACGATGATGGTGGCCCAGGTCTGCGACCTCGAGCCCGGCGAGTTCATCCACACCCTCGGCGACGCCCACCTGTACTCCAACCACGTCGAGCAGGCACGTGAGCAGCTGACCCGCGAGCCCTTCCCGCTGCCGCAGATGAGGATCGCGCCCGGAAAGCAGATCGACGAGTTCGACCTCGAGGACTTCGAGCTGGTCGGCTACCGGGCCCACCCCTCGATCAAGGCGCCCATCGCGGTCTGA
- the paaE gene encoding 1,2-phenylacetyl-CoA epoxidase subunit PaaE: MAALVTRPTRRRAQFHALTVTGVERLTDDAVAVTFAVPEELRDDYAYAPGQHLTLRASINGEDVRQSYSICVAPSAASATGTLRVASARVAGGRMSNWLNDVVRPGDVVDVMTPLGSFTCPTQPDASRHHVAVAAGSGITPVLSIITAVLEEEPGSRVTLLYGNRRTSSVMFLEELADLKNRYPERLQLVHVLSREPQDVELFSGRLDPDRVSRILAALAPVETVDEWYLCGPYGMVTGAQELLAEAGVDSHHVHHEVFHVTEQELPRREVVVEEGAPPEAVVTVNLDGRTTRIEMPSREETILDATLRSRPDAPYSCTGGVCGTCRARLVSGEVRMDRNYALEPDEVAAGIVLACQSHPVTDEVSLDYDA; the protein is encoded by the coding sequence ATGGCTGCTCTCGTGACCCGTCCCACGCGGCGGCGGGCCCAGTTCCACGCACTCACCGTGACCGGCGTCGAGCGGCTCACCGACGACGCGGTGGCCGTGACCTTCGCCGTCCCGGAGGAGCTGCGCGACGACTACGCCTACGCACCGGGCCAGCACCTGACCCTGCGCGCCAGCATCAACGGCGAGGACGTGCGGCAGTCGTACTCGATCTGCGTCGCACCGTCCGCCGCCAGCGCCACCGGCACGCTGCGGGTCGCCTCGGCCCGCGTGGCCGGTGGCCGGATGTCCAACTGGCTCAACGACGTCGTGCGCCCCGGTGACGTCGTCGACGTGATGACGCCACTGGGCTCGTTCACGTGCCCGACGCAGCCGGACGCCAGCCGCCACCACGTCGCCGTCGCCGCGGGCAGCGGGATCACGCCGGTGCTGTCGATCATCACCGCGGTCCTGGAGGAGGAGCCGGGCTCGCGGGTGACGCTGCTCTACGGCAACCGACGCACCTCCTCGGTCATGTTCCTCGAGGAGCTCGCCGACCTGAAGAACCGCTACCCGGAGCGGCTCCAGCTCGTGCACGTGCTCTCGCGCGAGCCGCAGGACGTCGAGCTGTTCTCCGGCAGGCTCGACCCCGACCGCGTCAGCCGCATCCTTGCGGCGCTCGCTCCCGTCGAGACGGTCGACGAGTGGTACCTCTGCGGTCCCTACGGCATGGTCACCGGCGCCCAGGAGCTGCTCGCCGAGGCCGGCGTCGACAGCCACCACGTGCACCACGAGGTCTTCCACGTCACGGAGCAGGAGTTGCCGCGCCGTGAGGTCGTCGTCGAGGAGGGCGCCCCACCGGAGGCCGTCGTCACGGTCAACCTCGACGGGCGCACCACCCGCATCGAGATGCCCAGCCGGGAGGAGACCATCCTCGACGCCACGCTGCGCTCCCGCCCCGACGCGCCGTACTCCTGCACGGGCGGCGTCTGCGGCACCTGCCGCGCGCGGCTCGTGTCGGGGGAGGTGCGGATGGACCGCAACTACGCGCTCGAGCCCGACGAGGTGGCGGCCGGCATCGTGCTCGCCTGCCAGAGCCACCCCGTCACCGACGAGGTCTCGCTCGACTACGACGCCTGA
- the paaC gene encoding 1,2-phenylacetyl-CoA epoxidase subunit PaaC: MGESLVAANPVAAQYIQGLADDALVYAQRLGEWISRAPQIEEDMALGNVGLDLLGQARALLTRVGELDGTGRSEDDLAYFRDEREFRNVHLVEQERDGFGFEMARLLTFSTWQCELYAALRRSSDPVLAGVAEKALKEVTYHRDHATQWVLRLGDGTDESHRRMQEGLESVAPYVTELFDDDEAARAAADTGIGVLPSTLHEACTARIAAVVAQATLELPETPRWRSRGGRDGIHSRPMGYLLAEMQHIARSHPGASW, translated from the coding sequence ATGGGTGAGTCGCTGGTGGCCGCGAACCCTGTTGCGGCGCAGTACATCCAGGGCCTGGCCGACGACGCCCTCGTCTACGCGCAGCGGCTCGGCGAGTGGATCTCGCGCGCCCCGCAGATCGAGGAGGACATGGCGCTCGGCAACGTCGGCCTCGACCTGCTCGGGCAGGCCCGTGCCCTGCTGACCCGCGTGGGCGAGCTCGACGGCACCGGCCGGTCCGAGGACGACCTGGCCTACTTCCGCGACGAGCGGGAGTTCCGAAACGTCCACCTCGTCGAGCAGGAGCGCGACGGGTTCGGCTTCGAGATGGCCCGGCTGCTCACGTTCTCGACCTGGCAGTGCGAGCTCTACGCCGCCCTGCGCCGCTCGAGCGACCCGGTGCTCGCCGGCGTCGCCGAGAAGGCGCTCAAGGAGGTCACCTACCACCGCGACCACGCCACGCAGTGGGTGCTCCGGCTCGGCGACGGCACTGACGAGTCGCACCGGAGGATGCAGGAGGGCCTGGAGTCCGTGGCGCCGTACGTCACCGAGCTGTTCGACGACGACGAGGCCGCGCGGGCTGCTGCCGACACCGGTATCGGGGTGCTGCCGTCGACCCTCCACGAGGCCTGCACCGCCCGGATCGCCGCTGTGGTGGCGCAGGCGACGCTGGAGCTGCCCGAGACGCCGAGGTGGCGCAGCCGCGGAGGCCGCGACGGCATCCACTCGCGCCCCATGGGCTACCTCCTCGCGGAGATGCAGCACATCGCCCGGTCGCACCCCGGGGCCAGCTGGTGA
- the paaD gene encoding 1,2-phenylacetyl-CoA epoxidase subunit PaaD, producing the protein MTVVTEAEPLLRSAVAQAISDIPDPEVPVVTIDDLGILRHLEVDEAAHRVSVAITPTYSGCPAMEAIEHRIVHEAQRHGYACSVETRLSPAWTTDWMSERGRSRLREFGIAPPEPGVGTRDGGPVAVSLQVRQVACPQCGSTDTEELARFGSTACKALRRCLACREPFDQFKEI; encoded by the coding sequence GTGACCGTCGTGACCGAGGCCGAGCCGCTGCTGAGATCCGCTGTCGCCCAAGCGATCTCCGACATCCCTGACCCTGAGGTGCCCGTCGTCACGATCGATGACCTCGGGATCCTGCGCCACCTGGAGGTCGACGAGGCGGCCCATCGGGTTTCGGTGGCCATCACGCCGACCTACTCCGGTTGCCCGGCCATGGAGGCGATCGAGCACCGCATCGTGCACGAGGCGCAGCGGCACGGCTACGCCTGCTCCGTGGAGACCCGGCTGAGTCCCGCGTGGACCACGGACTGGATGTCCGAGCGCGGCCGCTCCCGGCTGCGTGAGTTCGGGATCGCACCGCCGGAGCCGGGCGTCGGCACGCGCGACGGGGGCCCCGTGGCAGTCTCGCTGCAGGTCCGGCAGGTCGCGTGCCCGCAGTGCGGCAGCACCGACACCGAGGAGCTGGCCCGCTTCGGCTCCACCGCATGCAAGGCCCTCCGGCGGTGCCTGGCGTGCCGCGAGCCCTTCGACCAGTTCAAGGAAATCTGA
- a CDS encoding GNAT family N-acetyltransferase, translating to MDAHEHAHPHPTHEHEAATGPVADASVRLARESDAPAVGLVQATVWRQAYADVVPADVLATFEPAAFAKAWRTSLANPPEGVHRLLAACAGEQVVGFAAIGPSQDPDASPLTGELTAIGVHPQARRAGHGSRLLNAAVDTLRGAGAESLHTWLLATDEDTRAFFARAGLSPDGAFRDRVVSPDGRTAREVRLVAAIGATGP from the coding sequence GTGGACGCCCACGAGCACGCGCACCCGCACCCCACCCACGAGCACGAGGCCGCGACCGGCCCGGTGGCCGACGCCAGCGTGCGCCTCGCCCGGGAGAGCGACGCCCCCGCGGTCGGCCTGGTGCAGGCCACCGTGTGGAGGCAGGCGTATGCCGACGTGGTGCCGGCCGACGTCCTCGCCACCTTCGAGCCCGCCGCCTTCGCCAAGGCGTGGCGCACCTCGCTGGCAAACCCGCCGGAGGGCGTCCACCGGTTGCTGGCTGCCTGTGCGGGCGAGCAGGTGGTCGGGTTCGCGGCGATCGGCCCGAGCCAGGACCCCGACGCGTCGCCGCTCACCGGTGAGCTCACCGCCATCGGGGTCCACCCGCAGGCCCGCCGGGCCGGGCACGGGTCGCGCCTGCTCAACGCCGCCGTCGACACGTTGCGCGGTGCCGGCGCCGAGTCGCTGCACACCTGGCTGCTCGCCACCGACGAGGACACCAGGGCCTTCTTCGCCCGGGCCGGGCTGTCCCCGGACGGCGCCTTCCGCGACCGCGTGGTCTCCCCCGACGGCCGGACGGCCCGCGAGGTGAGGCTGGTGGCGGCCATCGGCGCAACGGGACCGTGA
- the paaA gene encoding 1,2-phenylacetyl-CoA epoxidase subunit PaaA, whose translation MYGNDFGPEADHALPNPDEPLNAAESGLFDDLIEADQRIEPRDEMPDAYRQTLIRQIAQHAHSEIIGMQPEGNWITRAPSLRRKAILMAKVQDEAGHGLYLYSAAETLGVDRQELLDRLHSGKQKYSSIFNYPTLTWADCGAIGWLVDGAAIMNQVPLCRCSYGPYARAMIRVCKEESFHQRQGFEILWTLMRGTDAQKAMAQDAANRWWWPALMMFGPPDTGEAAKAGGHTEQSMAWGIKRFANDDLRQKFVDMMVPQAEKLGIVLPDPDLRWNEERGHYDFGPIDWDEFWRVLKGDGPCNAERIAHRRAAHEDGAWVREAATAYAAKQAGRERQGSAA comes from the coding sequence ATGTACGGCAACGACTTCGGCCCCGAGGCGGACCACGCCCTGCCGAACCCCGACGAGCCGCTCAACGCCGCCGAGTCGGGCCTGTTCGACGACCTCATCGAGGCCGACCAGCGCATCGAGCCGCGCGACGAGATGCCCGACGCCTACCGCCAGACGCTGATCCGCCAGATCGCCCAGCACGCGCACTCCGAGATCATCGGCATGCAGCCGGAGGGCAACTGGATCACCCGCGCGCCCAGCCTGCGTCGCAAGGCGATCCTCATGGCCAAGGTGCAGGACGAGGCGGGCCACGGGCTGTACCTCTACAGCGCCGCGGAGACCCTCGGGGTCGACCGGCAGGAGCTGCTCGACCGGCTGCACTCGGGGAAGCAGAAGTACTCCTCGATCTTCAACTACCCGACCCTCACGTGGGCCGACTGCGGCGCGATCGGGTGGCTCGTCGACGGTGCAGCGATCATGAACCAGGTGCCGCTGTGCCGCTGCTCCTACGGCCCCTACGCCCGGGCGATGATCCGCGTCTGCAAGGAGGAGTCGTTCCACCAGCGCCAGGGCTTCGAGATCCTCTGGACGCTCATGCGCGGCACGGACGCCCAGAAGGCGATGGCCCAGGACGCGGCGAACCGCTGGTGGTGGCCGGCCCTGATGATGTTCGGGCCGCCCGACACCGGTGAGGCGGCCAAGGCCGGCGGGCACACCGAGCAGTCGATGGCTTGGGGCATCAAGCGGTTCGCCAACGACGACCTGCGCCAGAAGTTCGTCGACATGATGGTGCCGCAGGCGGAGAAGCTCGGCATCGTGCTGCCCGACCCCGACCTGCGGTGGAACGAGGAGCGCGGCCACTACGACTTCGGCCCCATCGACTGGGACGAGTTCTGGCGCGTGCTCAAGGGCGACGGGCCGTGCAACGCCGAGCGCATCGCCCACCGCCGCGCCGCCCACGAGGACGGTGCCTGGGTGCGCGAGGCTGCCACCGCGTATGCCGCCAAGCAGGCCGGGCGCGAGCGTCAGGGGAGTGCCGCGTGA
- the dapA gene encoding 4-hydroxy-tetrahydrodipicolinate synthase codes for MTSASPFGRVVTAMVSPMRPDGSLDLDAAQRVAQHLVDHGHDGIVVNGTTGESPTTSDREKVDLVRAVVEAVGDRARVTAGAGTNDTAHSLELARAAEAAGAHALLVVAPYYNKPPQEGLRAHCTAVADVTELPVMLYDIPGRSGIPFTTETLLELARHPRIQAVKDAKGDLWGATRVMAETDLLWFSGDDVLSLAHLAQGATGVVSVVGHVAGDVYSEMVAAVDKGDLARARELHHQLIPVVDAIMNITQGAIMAKAALKELGVIDSAAVRLPLVEATSEQAAALRDGLRTSGLM; via the coding sequence ATGACTTCTGCGTCTCCTTTCGGCCGCGTCGTGACGGCCATGGTGAGCCCGATGCGGCCCGACGGCAGCCTGGACCTCGACGCCGCACAGCGGGTGGCGCAGCACCTGGTCGACCACGGCCACGACGGCATCGTCGTCAACGGCACCACGGGTGAGTCGCCCACGACCTCCGACAGGGAGAAGGTCGACCTGGTGCGCGCCGTGGTCGAGGCGGTGGGCGACCGGGCCCGGGTCACGGCGGGCGCGGGCACCAACGACACCGCGCACTCCCTCGAGCTCGCGCGGGCTGCGGAGGCGGCCGGGGCCCACGCGCTCCTGGTGGTGGCGCCCTACTACAACAAGCCCCCGCAGGAGGGCCTGCGCGCCCACTGCACGGCCGTCGCGGACGTGACCGAGCTGCCGGTGATGCTCTACGACATCCCCGGGCGCTCCGGCATACCGTTCACCACCGAGACCCTGCTCGAGCTGGCCCGCCACCCCCGCATCCAGGCCGTCAAGGACGCCAAGGGTGACCTGTGGGGCGCCACCAGGGTCATGGCCGAGACCGACCTGCTGTGGTTCTCCGGCGACGACGTGCTCTCGCTGGCCCACCTGGCGCAGGGCGCGACCGGCGTGGTGAGCGTCGTGGGGCACGTGGCCGGTGACGTGTATTCCGAGATGGTCGCCGCCGTGGACAAGGGAGACCTCGCGCGGGCGCGCGAGCTGCACCACCAGCTCATCCCGGTGGTCGACGCCATCATGAACATCACCCAGGGAGCCATCATGGCCAAGGCTGCGCTCAAGGAGCTCGGGGTCATCGACTCCGCCGCCGTGCGCCTTCCCCTGGTCGAAGCCACCTCCGAGCAGGCCGCCGCACTGCGTGACGGCCTCAGAACGTCAGGACTCATGTGA
- a CDS encoding ribonuclease J produces MSHPHPELPAPPALPEGGVRIVALGGLGEVGRNMAVIEHDGQLLVIDCGVLFPEDHHPGVDLILPDFEYIEDRLDDVQAIVLTHGHEDHIGAVPYLLRLKPDIPLVGSMLTLALVEAKLREHKITPYTLGVKEGMREQLGVFDCEFVAVNHSIPDALAVFVRTPGGTILHTGDFKMDQLPLDGRLTDLRAFARLGEEGVDLFMTDSTNAEVPGFTTPEKDIAPAIDKVFRHARRRIIVACFSSHIHRVQQVLDAAEKAGRKVAMVGRSMVRNMTIAADLGYLHVPDGVLVDVKRLDDFPDNQVVLICTGSQGEPMAALSRMANRDHRIDVGEGDTVLMASSLIPGNENAVYRVINGLMRLGADVVHKGNARVHVSGHASAGELLYCYNIVEPRNVMPVHGEWRHLVANAELAVQTGVDRDNVVLAEDGVVVDLVDGKARIVGAVPCGYTYVDGSSVGEFDEALLKDRRILRDEGFISVIVVMDAATGKIAAGPEIHARGFAEDDEIFKQVRPKIEQALAEATGKGVTDTQQLEKVVRRAVGGWVGGKIRRRPMIIPVVIEA; encoded by the coding sequence GTGAGCCATCCCCACCCAGAGCTTCCCGCACCCCCCGCGCTGCCCGAGGGCGGGGTCCGCATCGTCGCCCTCGGCGGCCTGGGCGAGGTCGGCCGCAACATGGCCGTCATCGAGCACGACGGGCAGCTGCTCGTCATCGACTGCGGCGTCCTCTTCCCCGAGGACCACCACCCGGGCGTCGACCTGATCCTCCCGGACTTCGAGTACATCGAGGACCGCCTCGACGACGTCCAGGCGATCGTGCTCACCCACGGCCACGAGGACCACATCGGCGCGGTGCCGTACCTGCTCAGGCTGAAGCCCGACATCCCGCTCGTCGGCTCGATGCTCACCCTCGCCCTGGTGGAGGCGAAGCTGCGCGAGCACAAGATCACCCCCTACACCCTGGGGGTGAAGGAGGGCATGCGCGAGCAGCTCGGTGTCTTCGACTGTGAGTTCGTGGCCGTCAACCACTCCATCCCCGACGCGCTCGCCGTCTTCGTCCGCACTCCTGGCGGGACGATCCTGCACACCGGCGACTTCAAGATGGACCAGCTGCCGCTCGACGGCCGGCTCACCGACCTGCGCGCCTTCGCGCGGCTCGGTGAGGAGGGCGTCGACCTGTTCATGACCGACTCCACCAACGCCGAGGTTCCCGGGTTCACCACGCCGGAGAAGGACATCGCCCCGGCCATCGACAAGGTGTTCCGGCACGCCCGCCGCCGCATCATCGTCGCCTGCTTCTCCTCCCACATCCACCGCGTGCAGCAGGTGCTCGACGCCGCCGAGAAGGCCGGGCGCAAGGTCGCCATGGTCGGCCGCTCGATGGTGCGCAACATGACCATCGCCGCCGACCTGGGCTACCTTCACGTGCCGGACGGCGTGCTGGTCGACGTCAAGCGGCTCGACGACTTCCCCGACAACCAGGTCGTGCTCATCTGCACCGGGTCTCAGGGCGAGCCCATGGCGGCCCTGTCGCGGATGGCCAACCGCGACCACCGCATCGACGTCGGCGAGGGCGACACGGTGCTCATGGCCTCCTCGCTCATCCCCGGCAACGAGAACGCCGTCTACCGGGTCATCAACGGCCTCATGCGGCTGGGTGCCGACGTGGTGCACAAGGGCAACGCCCGGGTGCACGTCTCCGGCCACGCCAGCGCCGGCGAGCTGCTCTACTGCTACAACATCGTCGAGCCCCGCAACGTCATGCCGGTGCACGGCGAGTGGCGCCACCTCGTGGCCAACGCCGAGCTGGCGGTGCAGACCGGCGTCGACCGCGACAACGTCGTGCTCGCCGAGGACGGCGTGGTAGTCGACCTCGTCGACGGGAAGGCGCGCATCGTCGGCGCCGTGCCGTGCGGCTACACCTACGTCGACGGCTCCTCGGTGGGCGAGTTCGACGAGGCGCTGCTGAAGGACCGCCGCATCCTGCGCGACGAGGGCTTCATCTCGGTCATCGTCGTCATGGACGCGGCCACCGGGAAGATCGCCGCCGGCCCGGAGATCCACGCGCGTGGTTTCGCCGAGGACGACGAGATCTTCAAGCAGGTGCGTCCCAAGATCGAGCAGGCCCTCGCCGAGGCCACCGGCAAGGGCGTGACCGACACGCAGCAGCTCGAGAAGGTCGTGCGACGCGCCGTCGGTGGCTGGGTCGGCGGCAAGATCCGCCGGCGCCCGATGATCATCCCGGTGGTCATCGAGGCCTGA
- the paaB gene encoding 1,2-phenylacetyl-CoA epoxidase subunit PaaB, whose protein sequence is MSTENGVGDEKSWPLWEVFVRGKRGLSHVHVGSLHAPDATMALRNARDVYTRRQEGVSLWVVKAADITASSPDERDSFFDPAADKVYRHPTFYDVPEDVEYL, encoded by the coding sequence GTGAGCACGGAGAACGGTGTGGGCGACGAGAAGTCGTGGCCGCTGTGGGAGGTCTTCGTCCGCGGCAAGCGTGGCCTGTCGCACGTGCACGTCGGGTCGCTGCACGCGCCCGACGCGACGATGGCCCTGCGCAACGCCCGTGACGTCTACACCCGACGCCAGGAGGGAGTCTCGCTCTGGGTGGTCAAGGCGGCCGACATCACCGCGTCGAGCCCGGACGAGCGCGACTCCTTCTTCGACCCGGCGGCCGACAAGGTCTACCGCCACCCCACGTTCTACGACGTGCCCGAGGACGTGGAGTACCTCTGA